Within Pseudomonadota bacterium, the genomic segment ACCCCCGACCGCGACGCTCGTCTGCAAGCGAGCTTTTCCTACCGCAGTTTCGAGATCATGCACGAAGCTTACAAATTCGCCATCAAAAATGGTGTTCGCGAATATGTCATGGTCACCAGCGTAGCAATCGAACGAATGATGAAAGCCGGTGGACTCAAACTCCAACGTTTTGGGGACGGAAAAGCTCAACACGTAGGTAAGGTTCTTACCGTCGCATGCCGGATCCCGGTTAATTCGGAATCCCATGCCGCCATCCTAAACGCTATGGAAACTCATGTTCCTGGAAGGAGGGCCGCATGAAGATCTTGGTGGTGCAGTCGTCTCCAGACGACTTCCAACTACCGGATGGTATCGATCAAGCTCAACATCAGTACGTGGTCGTATATCGCCAGAATGACGAAACTGATGCATTCATAAGCTTCGCAGCGAAAGACTTTGATTGGGTTTTAGTGCCTGGCGAGATATTTCAGAAACAAAACCATGCAGCTCACGGTGGTTCAATTAACGCTTCGCCCACCGATCCACGGAACGAGAATGATCGCGCTCGCGGATCTGTTCGGATCAAACGATGGAAGCACAAAAATGGTGACTCGTATGAACTCCAGCCTAGGAAGTTGGGCAACGGGGTGACTGAATGGGTCTTCGAGTATCATGCGCCGTGCAAGAAAGGAAACGTAGAAGCAGACAATTGATATCCCGCAAAACCGGACGCCTCGCGCTTCGCTTAAGATATCTGACGCTGCGCGTTTATCGGCGCTCAGTACCGCATTCAGAAGCCGAAGGCGTCCGTCTTTTTTGATATATATCAAGCAAATACCAGAGTTATCTAAAAGCCACTCCAGCTATGATCAATACTGCCGATACAGCGGTAGAAGAAGGATGGTTGGAAAACGCACGAAAAGTGCGAAAACCCGCAACGAAAATCGGTACTCGCTAGTGAATGGCGCGCATTGGATTCTCTGTTTGGGTATTCCAACGATGTTGCTTAAAAACAACGATCATCATTGGAAGCATCATGTTCATGCTTGCTGGGAATAGAAAGAATTCAAAGCAAGGGGCGGGAAAATCTAAATCGCGTTCGCAAAATACCTGTCACCAGGACCACAAGGGCAAATTACCCCTATCGACGCGAGCAAGTTATCCGGGGGGTAACACGCCGCCCCACCCTCGAAGTCACTTTGTTGCCGCCTTGGAGAAGGCCGTCAAAGCCGCGCATCGCTCTGATCGAGTTTACCTAATATATCTCGACATCGATCGTTTTGAAGCGTTTAACAATGGATTCGGGCATGCCGCAGGCGATGCAATCTTAGACGCCATTCGAAACCGCCTCTACCATCATCTCGATAAGTACGACGAATTGTGCGAACTCGGTGGGGATAAGTACGCCGTGATTTGTCTCACAAAGCGGGGGGAGAAACGCGTCGAATCACTTGTCTCACGTTTCACCGAATGCGTTTCAGATTCGATCTTGGTTCGTGGGAAGCAGGTCTGCCTGACCGCAAGTGCGGGTATTGTCGAAGTCAAAAGCGATGAAAAATCCCCATTTGAGTGGCTTCAGCGCGCCGAGTTGGCGCTTTACCGCGCAAAATCATCAGGTGGCAATCGATTCTGCATCTACTCGCCGGTAATGGACTATCGCTGTACCAAACAACTCAGCTTTGAATCCGACCTCAAGAACGCCCTTGCTCGTGACGAGTTTCAGCTACTCTACCAGCCACAGGTTCACATACCGAGTGGCGAAATCGTGGGTGCGGAGGCGTTGTTAAGATGGAACCATCCGAAATACGGGGCCATCGGTCCCGGAAAATTCGTCGGGATTTTGGAATCGACACGATTAATCGTCTCGGTTGGCGACTGGGTACTGATCAACGCATGCCACCAAGCGAAATGTTGGGAACAAGAAGGCCTCGGAAAACTTCGCGTGGCGATCAACGTCTCGCCCTATCAACTCGAGGATCCCAATTTCGTAATACGGGTTCAATCTGCGCTTAACGATGCCAACTTAAGTCCTGATCGTCTAGATATCGAAATCACCGAAGGCGTGATGGTCCTGTCGGACCCCACCAAGATA encodes:
- a CDS encoding bifunctional diguanylate cyclase/phosphodiesterase; translated protein: MARIGFSVWVFQRCCLKTTIIIGSIMFMLAGNRKNSKQGAGKSKSRSQNTCHQDHKGKLPLSTRASYPGGNTPPHPRSHFVAALEKAVKAAHRSDRVYLIYLDIDRFEAFNNGFGHAAGDAILDAIRNRLYHHLDKYDELCELGGDKYAVICLTKRGEKRVESLVSRFTECVSDSILVRGKQVCLTASAGIVEVKSDEKSPFEWLQRAELALYRAKSSGGNRFCIYSPVMDYRCTKQLSFESDLKNALARDEFQLLYQPQVHIPSGEIVGAEALLRWNHPKYGAIGPGKFVGILESTRLIVSVGDWVLINACHQAKCWEQEGLGKLRVAINVSPYQLEDPNFVIRVQSALNDANLSPDRLDIEITEGVMVLSDPTKIETIHRLKALGTRITVDDFGVGYSSLAYLRQLPADALKLDRSFMRRIPEDPIDTTIARTIIQLAEDLDLSVVAEAVERPEQLGFLQNWPEVLVQGFYYFRPMVGDQLAGKRVPAR